In Molothrus ater isolate BHLD 08-10-18 breed brown headed cowbird chromosome 20, BPBGC_Mater_1.1, whole genome shotgun sequence, the following are encoded in one genomic region:
- the KCNT1 gene encoding LOW QUALITY PROTEIN: potassium channel subfamily T member 1 (The sequence of the model RefSeq protein was modified relative to this genomic sequence to represent the inferred CDS: inserted 1 base in 1 codon; deleted 1 base in 1 codon): MPFSGEERSLQGIYKPAEGRPVRSECYTNRSFVYDDGSAHRLSSPGGCGGGDGGGSRKSGVILDIASLKMTELESEVLPLPPRYRFRDLLLGDQSFQSDDRVQVEFYVNENTFKERLKLFFIKNQRSSLRIRLFNFSLKLLTCLLYIVRVLLDNPEEGIGCWECEKQNYTAFNQSTNINWSHIFWVDRKTPLWAVQVSIALISFLETMLLTYLSYKGNIWEQIFRISFILEMINTVPFIITIFWPPLRNLFIPVFLNCWLAKYALENMINDLHRAIQRTQSAMFNQVLILICTLLCLVFTGTCGIQHLERAGEKLSLFKSFYFCIVTFSTVGYGDVTPKIWPSQLLVVIMICVALVVLPLQFEELVYLWMERQKSGGNYSRHRAQTEKHVVLCVSSLKIDLLMDFLNEFYAHPRLQDYYVVILCPTEMDIQVRRVLQIPLWSQRVIYLQGSALKDQDLMRAKMDNGEACFILSSRNEVDRTAADHQTILRAWAVKDFAPNCPLYVQILKPENKFHVKFADHVVCEEECKYAMLALNCVCPATSTLITLLVHTSRGQEGQESPEQWQRMYGRCSGNEVYHIRMGDSKFFMEYEGKSFTYAAFHAHKKYGVCLIGIRREENKSILLNPGPRHIMAASDTCFYINITKEENSAFIFKQEEKQKKKGFAGRGSYDGPSRLPVHSIIASMGTVAMDLQNTECRPANSSKLALPAENGSGTRRPSIAPVLELADTSSLLPCDLLSDQSEDEMTQSDEEGSAVLEYVKGYPPNSPYIGSSPTLCHLLPEKAPFCCLRLDKGCKHNSFEDAKAYGFKNKLIIVSAETAGNGLYNFIVPLRAYYRSRKELNPXVLLLDNKPEHHFLEAICCFPMVYYMEGTIDNLDSLLQCGIIYADNLVVVDKESTMSAEEDYMADAKTIVNVQTMFRLFPSLSIITELTHPSNMRFMQFRAKDSYSLALSKLEKRERENGSNLAFMFRLPFAAGRVFSISMLDTLLYQSFVKDYMITITRLLLGLDTTPGSGYLCAMKITEDDLWIRTYGRLFQKLCSSSAEIPIGIYRTESHMFATSEPHDIRAQSQISINVEDCEDTKDVKEHWGIKTSHHRNSCSSDQSEHPLLRRKSMQWARRLSRKGNKHSSKTAEWISQQRLSLYRRSERQELSELVKNRMKHLGLPTTGYEDVANLTASDVMNRVNLGYLQDEMNDHQNTLSYVLINPPPDTRLELNDIVYLIRSDPLAHVANDGHSRKSSCSNKLGSGNPETRDETQL; encoded by the exons GGTGCAGGTCGAGTTCTACGTGAATGAAAACACCTTCAAGGAGCGGCTGAAGCTCTTTTTCATCAAAAACCAGCGATCGA GCCTGAGGATCCGGCTCTTCAACTTCTCCCTGAAGCTGCTGACGTGCCTGCTGTACATCGTGCGTGTGCTGCTGGACAACCCCGAGGAGGGCATCGGCTG CTGGGAATGTGAGAAGCAGAATTACACAGCCTTCAACCAGTCCACCAACATCAACTG GTCCCACATCTTTTGGGTGGACAGGAAAACCCCTCTGTGGGCCGTGCAG gtcaGCATCGCCCTCATCAGCTTCCTGGAGACCATGCTGCTCACCTATCTCAGCTACAAG GGGAACATCTGGGAGCAGATTTTTCGCATTTCCTTCATCCTGGAGATGATCAACACGGTGCCGTTCATCATCACG ATATTCTGGCCTCCTTTGCGGAATTTGTTCATTCCTGTGTTTCTGAACTGCTGGCTGGCCAAGTACGCCCTGGAGAACATGATT aACGATCTGCACCGGGCCATCCAAAGGACGCAGTCAGCAATGTTCAACCAGGTGCTCATCCTCATCTGCACCCTCCTGTGTCTCGTTTTCACGGG GACCTGCGGCATCCAGCACTTAGAAAGAGCAGGTGAGAAGCTCTCCCTCTTCAAGTCCTTCTATTTCTGCATCGTCACCTTTTCCACCGTGGGCTACGGAGACGTGACACCAAAGATTTGgccttcccagctgctggtggtgatCATGATCTGCGTGGCCCTGGTGGTGCTGCCTCTCCAG TTCGAGGAGCTGGTGTACCTGTGGATGGAGCGGCAGAAGTCGGGGGGCAACTACAGCCGGCACCGCGCGCAGACCGAGAAGCACGTGGTGCTGTGCGTCAGCTCCCTCAAGATCGACCTCCTCATGGACTTCCTCAACGAGTTCTACGCCCACCCTCGCCTGCAG GATTACTACGTGGTGATCCTGTGCCCCACCGAGATGGACATCCAGGTGCGGCGCGTGCTGCAGATCCCCCTGTGGTCCCAGAGGGTCATCTacctccagggctctgccctcaAGGACCAGGACCTGATGAGAGCCAA GATGGACAATGGAGAAGCTTGCTTCATCCTCAGCAGCCGGAACGAGGTGGACAGAACAGCAGCT GATCACCAGACCATCCTGAGGGCCTGGGCTGTCAAAGACTTTGCTCCAAACTGTCCCCTCTACGTTCAGATCTTAAagccagaaaataaattccatgTCAAGTTTGCGG ATCACGTTGTGTGTGAGGAGGAGTGCAAATACGCCATGCTGGCACTCAACTGTGTCTGCCCTGCCACCTCCACCCTCATCACGCTGCTGGTGCACACCTCCCGTGGCCA GGAGGGCCAGGAGTCTCCGGAGCAGTGGCAGCGGATGTATGGGCGCTGCTCGGGCAATGAGGTCTATCACATCCGCATGGGGGACAGCAAGTTCTTCATGGAGTACGAGGGCAAGAGCTTCACCTACGCCGCCTTCCACGCGCACAAGAA GTACGGTGTCTGCCTGATCGGCATCCGCAGGGAGGAGAACAAGAGCATCCTGCTGAACCCCGGCCCCAGGCACATCATGGCAGCATCAGACACCTGCTTCTACATCAACATCACCAAGGAGGAGAACTCTGCCTTCATCTTcaagcaggaggagaagcagaagaagaagggCTTTGCGGGCAGGGGCAGCTACGACGGCCCCTCCCGGCTG CCTGTGCACAGCATCATCGCCAGCATGG GTACAGTGGCCATGGACCTGCAGAACACCGAGTGCCGCCCCGCCAACAGCAGCAAGCTGGCCCTGCCCGCCGAGAACGGCTCGGGCACGCGCCGGCCCAGCATCGCCCcggtgctggagctggctgacacctcctccctgctgccctgcgACCTCCTCAGTGACCAGTCCGAGGACGAGATGACGCAGTCGGACGAGGAGGGCTCGGCAGTGCTGGA gtACGTGAAGGGCTACCCCCCAAACTCGCCCTACATCGGGAGCTCCCCgaccctgtgccacctcctgcccGAGAAAGCCCCGTTCTGCTGCCTGAGGCTGGACAAG GGCTGCAAACACAACAGCTTTGAGGACGCCAAGGCCTACGGGTTCAAGAACAAGCTGATCATCGTTTCTGCAGAGACAGCGGGGAACGGCCTCTACAACTTCATCGTCCCGCTGCGCGCCTACTACCGCTCCCGCAAGGAGCTCAACC tcgtgctgctgctggacaACAA GCCTGAGCACCACTTTCTGGAGGCCATCTGCTGTTTCCCCATGGTTTACTACATGGAGGGCACCATTGACAA CCTGGACAGTTTGCTGCAGTGTGGCATCATCTACGCTGACAACTTGGTGGTGGTGGACAAGGAGAGCACCATGAGCGCTGAGGAGGACTACATGGCAGATGCCAAGACCATTGTCAACGTCCAGACCATGTTCAG GCTCTTCCCCAGTCTCAGCATTATCACGGAGCTGACCCACCCCTCCAACATGAGGTTCATGCAGTTCAGAGCAAAGGACAGTTACTCTCTGGCCCTTTCCAAGCTAGAAAAG AGAGAGCGAGAGAACGGCTCCAACTTGGCCTTCATGTTCCGGCTGCCCTTCGCCGCCGGGAGAGTCTTCAGCATCAGCATGCTGGACACGCTGCTCTACCAG tCGTTCGTGAAGGATTACATGATCACCATCACTCGGCTGCTGCTGGGTCTCGACACCACGCCGGGCTCCGGGTACCTCTGTGCG ATGAAGATCACTGAGGATGACCTGTGGATCCGGACGTACGGGCGCCTCTTCCAgaagctctgctcctccagtgCCGAGATCCCCATCGGGATCTACAGGACGGAGTCGCACATGTTCGCCACCTCCGAG ccccacgACATCCGAGCGCAG TCACAGATCTCAATCAATGTTGAGGACTGCGAGGACACCAAGGACGTCAAGGAGCACTGGGGCATCAAGACGAGCCACCACCGCAACTCGTGCTCCAGCGACCAGTCCGAGCACCCTCTGCTGCGGCGCAAGAGCATGCAGTGGGCGCGGCGGCTCAGCAGGAAGGGCAACAAGCACTCCAGCAAGACGGCCGAGTGGATCAGCCAGCAGCGCCTCAGCCTGTACCGGCGCTCCGAGCGCCAGGAGCTCTCCGAGCTCGTCAAGAACCGTATGAAGCACCTGGGCCTGCCCACCACCGGGTACG AGGATGTAGCAAATTTAACAGCCAGTGATGTGATGAATCGGGTAAACCTGGGATATTTGCAAG ATGAGATGAACGACCACCAGAACACCTTGTCCTACGTCCTGATCAATCCCCCCCCGGACACGCGGCTGGAGCTCAATGACATCGT GTACCTGATCCGCTCCGACCCTCTGGCCCACGTGGCCAACGACGGCCACAGCCgcaagagcagctgcagcaacaAACTGGGCTCGGGCAACCCCGAGACGCGCGACGAGACCCAGCTGTGA